Proteins encoded by one window of Cheilinus undulatus linkage group 13, ASM1832078v1, whole genome shotgun sequence:
- the ap1m1 gene encoding AP-1 complex subunit mu-1, with the protein MSASAVYVLDLKGKVLVCRNYRGDVDMSEIEHFMTLLMDKEEEGTLSPILAHGGVRFMWIKHNNLYLVATSKKNASVSLVFSFLYKIVQVFSEYFKELEEESIRDNFVIIYELMDELMDFGYPQTTDSKILQEYITQEGHKLDTGAPRPPATVTNAVSWRSEGIKYRKNEVFLDVIESVNLLVSANGNVLRSEIVGSIKMRVFLSGMPELRLGLNDKVLFENTGRGKSKSVELEDVKFHQCVRLSRFENDRTISFIPPDGEFELMSYRLNTHVKPLIWIESVIEKHSHSRIEYMIKAKSQFKRRSTANNVEIHIPVPTDADSPKFKTTVGSVKWVPENSEIVWSIKSFPGGKEYLMRAHFGLPSVEAEDKEGKPPISVKFEIPYFTTSGIQVRYLKIIEKSGYQALPWVRYITQNGDYQLRTQ; encoded by the exons GTCCTCGTGTGCCGGAATTACCGGGGAGATGTTGACATGTCAGAGATTGAGCACTTCATGACTCTTCTGATGGACAAAGAGGAAGAGGGGACACTATCTCCAATCCTGGCCCACGGAGGAGTCCGATTCATGTGGATCAAACACAATAATCTCTACT TGGTTGCAACATCCAAAAAAAATGCTAGCGTCTCGCTGGTCTTCTCCTTCTTGTACAAAATTGTCCAG GTATTTTCAGAGTATTTTAAAGAACTGGAAGAAGAGAGTATCAGAGACAACTTTGTCATCATATACGAGCTGATGGATGAACTGATGGACTTCGGCTATCCTCAGACCACAGACAGCAAGATTCTGCAAGA ATACATAACCCAGGAGGGGCACAAGCTTGACACCGGCGCCCCAAGACCCCCAGCCACAGTCACCAACGCCGTCTCCTGGAGGTCAGAGGGGATCAAGTACAGGAAGAACGAGGTCTTCCTGGACGTCATTGAGTCAGTCAACCTCCTG GTGAGCGCCAATGGTAACGTTCTCCGTAGTGAGATTGTCGGCTCCATTAAGATGCGTGTCTTCCTGTCTGGGATGCCTGAGTTGCGGTTGGGCCTTAATGACAAAGTTCTGTTTGAAAACACTGGAC GTGGGAAGAGTAAATCAGTGGAGTTGGAGGATGTGAAGTTCCACCAGTGCGTCCGTTTGTCTCGCTTTGAGAACGATCGCACCATCTCTTTCATTCCTCCTGACGGAGAGTTTGAGCTCATGTCCTACAGACTCAACACTCAT GTAAAGCCCTTGATCTGGATTGAATCTGTAATTGAGAAGCACTCCCACAGTCGGATCGAGTACATGATCAAG GCAAAGAGCCAGTTCAAAAGGCGTTCCACGGCCAACAATGTGGAGATCCACATTCCTGTGCCAACGGACGCTGACTCACCCAAATTCAAGACCACAGTGGGCAGCGTGAAGTGGGTGCCCGAGAACAGCGAGATCGTCTGGTCCATCAAGTCTTTCCCT GGTGGAAAAGAATATTTGATGCGAGCTCACTTCGGTCTGCCAAGCGTCGAGGCTGAAGACAAAGAGGGGAAGCCACCAATCAGTGTCAAGTTTGAGATCCCATACTTCACCACCTCAGGCATCCAG GTGCGTTACCTGAAGATCATTGAGAAGAGTGGATACCAGGCCCTGCCGTGGGTGCGCTACATCACCCAGAATGGAG ATTACCAGCTCCGGACTCAGTAG